From the genome of Capsicum annuum cultivar UCD-10X-F1 chromosome 4, UCD10Xv1.1, whole genome shotgun sequence:
GCTATACATATCTTAATTAATTAACTAGAGTATCTCTTCTTGATTATGCCCCCTCCAGTTTCTTCCAGACAAAAACTCcgctcccttttttttttttcctagaGCATATAGCAAAATTTACATCTCAACTTCCTGAGTACATGAGAAGAAGAATCATGGCAATTTTCAACCACATAATGCTTAAGCTTTCTTTGGAAAATGGAGGTGCTGCAGACTTCATGTCCTCAATCCTTTAGACAAAACAAAGAAAGAGGAGGCCAGTTAATAGGGTTGCTTAGGTAATTTCATATGTATGTTATGTTGCTCggatcttttaaaaatattataatatttgtGTCGGATCCTTCAATAATGAATAATTTCAAAAGATGCAACAGATCtagtgatatttttaaaaaattcgaACAACACAATATTTCATGAAGAGAGAAATTACAAATAATAGTCGATATTACCTGGGACCGGATGTAGCATAAATacatttttcatgacctaaaacaTATAACAATGTAAATGTTAGAGCATTATGTTTACCATGCCTTTCAACAAAAACAATCATTTCCTTTTTCCATAAAATGAGACATTTTACCCATCATAAATAAGTTGGCCTTAATTTTTGCAGCTTAGTAATCGAATTTATGCCAAGTGCTCCATAAGTTCTGGACCTTATTTGTGGGATATTATAACACGAAATATAAACTTATGTCccgtaaaaaattaatttgttatgaGAGGCATAAATtaaaaaccaacataaaatagCGGAAAAGTGCAAATGACCCCTTCAATTCAAACAAGTTAAGAACATGGGAACAACagtaaataacataaaaaagCTAACCAATGTCTCTTGTTGAACAACAAATCAAACATTTTCTACAGACAGGTTTTACATTCACGAAATAGTGAAGAACACAATTTTGCATTAACATACACAATATAATCCCATGAATGGGGTCAGGAAGGTACAATTTACTCAAGCTctagagaagttgtttccgatTGAAGAACACAATTTATGAGATCAAAATATAATGGACCCAACAATGATAAAGAAAGGCCAAATAGATGCTTACTTGGGTTGATTTTAGTCAACATAGCAGTTCCTCCGAAGTTGCAAGCAATATCAGAATTTCCATTCTGTTGATAGTAGTTATTGAAAGCAAATGAGGCATGGGATAAAAGTGTATTGGGCTCAAAGCACGGGCCACCGGCTTGGATGGGCCTGCAATCCGCCATCCCCAATCCACAAGCCC
Proteins encoded in this window:
- the LOC107852480 gene encoding glucan endo-1,3-beta-glucosidase 13, whose protein sequence is MTLKVWIFLSLLVMKCFVVLKVEGMVQEKEDATIPMTSLSPPEGNITFLGGTTWCVARPGAPQLDLQNALDWACGLGMADCRPIQAGGPCFEPNTLLSHASFAFNNYYQQNGNSDIACNFGGTAMLTKINPSHEKCIYATSGPRIEDMKSAAPPFSKESLSIMWLKIAMILLLMYSGS